The Juglans microcarpa x Juglans regia isolate MS1-56 chromosome 2S, Jm3101_v1.0, whole genome shotgun sequence genome has a window encoding:
- the LOC121252913 gene encoding surfeit locus protein 2-like isoform X1 has translation MATSDEKSSNKEGNNLLAAPTFTELVNGRFKCVETGHEVLAKDKESYSQSKRCRLGLIDFAISQNKPPLNMFKQDPLSRSKLICKLTGDTINKCEEHIWKHINGKRFLNKLEDKEAEKLTSDGKSEEKSGQKPQKASKPSTVGIMKKKKDKDKGVDEIIFVVRNLSDESTDSEEADFWMPLVGEHRDFDDGGDRWCCSSESGQESDKVNGMAEEGGKDTEELSMRTKRMSIEIGPSSFASRKKRCKKNLTN, from the exons ATGGCGACGAGTGACGAGAAGTCATCGAACAAGGAAGGGAACAACCTGCTGGCCGCACCGACCTTCACGGAGCTCGTGAATGGACGCTTCAAGTGCGTGGAGACTGGCCACGAAGTGCTCGCCAAAGACAAGGAATCCTACTCTCAGTCCAAACGGTGTCGTTTGGGTCTCATCGACTTCGCTATCTCCCAAAATAAACCTCCTCTCAACATGTTCAAGCAAGATCCTCTCTCCCG TTCAAAGTTGATATGTAAGCTAACAGGAGACACCATAAATAAGTGCGAGGAACATATATGGAAGCACATCAATGGCAAACGATTCCTCAACAAACTAG AGGATAAGGAAGCAGAAAAGCTAACCTCAGATGGAAAATCAGAAGAGAAGAGTGGGCAGAAGCCCCAAAAAGCATCAAAGCCATCCACGGTTGGtataatgaagaagaagaaggataaAGACAAAGGAGTTGATGAGATTATCTTTGTAGTCAGGAATTTGTCTGATGAGAGCACTGATTCAGAAGAAGCTGATTTCTGGATGCCTCTTGTGGGAGAACACCGTGATTTTGATGATGGAGGAGATCGATGGTGTTGCAGTTCAGAGTCGGGGCAGGAAAGCGACAAGGTTAATGGAATGG CTGAAGAAGGTGGCAAGGACACAGAAGAACTCTCTAtgcg GACAAAAAGAATGTCCATTGAAATTGGACCTAGCAGTTTTGCCTCAAGGAAGAAAAGGTGCAAGAAGAATCTGACAAATTAA
- the LOC121252914 gene encoding ras-related protein RABB1b → MSYDYLFKYIIIGDTGVGKSCLLLQFTDKRFQPVHDLTIGVEFGARMVTIDGRPIKLQIWDTAGQESFRSITRSYYRGAAGALLVYDITRRETFNHLASWLEDARQHANPNMTIMLIGNKSDLSHRRAVSKEEGEQFAKENGLLFLEASARTAQNVEEAFIKTAAKILQNIQEGVFDVSNESSGIKVGYGRPQGPSGARDGTITQTGGCCS, encoded by the exons ATGTCTTACGACTACCTCTTCAAGTACATCATCATCGGCGACACag GTGTAGGGAAATCATGCCTGCTCTTGCAATTCACGGACAAGAGGTTTCAGCCCGTGCATGATCTCACCATTGGTGTAGAGTTCGGAGCTCGCATGGTCACCATCGACGGCCGTCCCATCAAGCTCCAGATTTGGGACACC GCTGGCCAAGAATCTTTCCGGTCCATCACCAGATCTTACTACAGAGGAGCAGCTGGAGCACTTCTGGTATATGACATAACCAG GAGAGAGACATTTAATCATCTAGCAAGCTGGCTAGAGGATGCTCGGCAGCATGCAAATCCCAACATGACAATCATGCTCATTGGGAACAAGAGCGATCTTTCTCATCGGAGGGCTGTTAGCAAAGAGGAAGGGGAACAATTTGCGAAGGAAAATGGGCTTTTATTCTTGGAGGCATCTGCTAGAACAGCTCAAAATGTTGAAGAG GCTTTCATAAAGACTGCTGCAAAAATCCTTCAGAATATTCAGGAAGGTGTATTCGATGTATCCAATGAG TCATCTGGCATCAAGGTTGGGTATGGCCGCCCCCAAGGTCCATCAGGGGCAAGAGATGGAACAATCACTCAGACGGGCGGATGTTGCAGCTAA
- the LOC121252913 gene encoding surfeit locus protein 2-like isoform X2 produces MATSDEKSSNKEGNNLLAAPTFTELVNGRFKCVETGHEVLAKDKESYSQSKRCRLGLIDFAISQNKPPLNMFKQDPLSRSKLICKLTGDTINKCEEHIWKHINGKRFLNKLEDKEAEKLTSDGKSEEKSGQKPQKASKPSTVGIMKKKKDKDKGVDEIIFVVRNLSDESTDSEEADFWMPLVGEHRDFDDGGDRWCCSSESGQESDKVNGMEYCYLILSNP; encoded by the exons ATGGCGACGAGTGACGAGAAGTCATCGAACAAGGAAGGGAACAACCTGCTGGCCGCACCGACCTTCACGGAGCTCGTGAATGGACGCTTCAAGTGCGTGGAGACTGGCCACGAAGTGCTCGCCAAAGACAAGGAATCCTACTCTCAGTCCAAACGGTGTCGTTTGGGTCTCATCGACTTCGCTATCTCCCAAAATAAACCTCCTCTCAACATGTTCAAGCAAGATCCTCTCTCCCG TTCAAAGTTGATATGTAAGCTAACAGGAGACACCATAAATAAGTGCGAGGAACATATATGGAAGCACATCAATGGCAAACGATTCCTCAACAAACTAG AGGATAAGGAAGCAGAAAAGCTAACCTCAGATGGAAAATCAGAAGAGAAGAGTGGGCAGAAGCCCCAAAAAGCATCAAAGCCATCCACGGTTGGtataatgaagaagaagaaggataaAGACAAAGGAGTTGATGAGATTATCTTTGTAGTCAGGAATTTGTCTGATGAGAGCACTGATTCAGAAGAAGCTGATTTCTGGATGCCTCTTGTGGGAGAACACCGTGATTTTGATGATGGAGGAGATCGATGGTGTTGCAGTTCAGAGTCGGGGCAGGAAAGCGACAAGGTTAATGGAATGG AATATTGTTATCTCATTCTCTCAAACCCCTGA
- the LOC121252916 gene encoding proteasome subunit beta type-7-B has protein sequence MSRSAVDVPPKGGFSFDLCRRNDMLAKKGLQPPSFLKTGTTIVGLIFQDGVILGADTRATEGPIVADKNCEKIHYMAPNIYCCGAGTAADTEAVTDMVSSQLQLHRYHTGRESRVVTALTLLKKHLFNYQGHVSAALVLGGVDVTGPHLHTIYPHGSTDTLPFATMGSGSLAAMAMFESKYKEGLTREEGVNLVVEAICSGIFNDLGSGSNVDVCVITKGHKEYLRNHLLPNPRTFVNPKGFSFPKKTEVLLTKITPLKEKVEVIEGGDAMEE, from the exons ATGTCTAGGTCGGCAGTAGATGTTCCTCCCAAGGGTGGATTTAGTTTTGATCTCTGCAGAAGAAATGATATGCTTGCTAAGAAGGGGCTTCAGCCACCATCTTTTCTGAAAACAGGAACTACAATTGTTGGTTTAATTTTTCAG GATGGTGTCATTCTTGGAGCCGATACAAGAGCCACTGAAGGACCCATTGTTGCTGATAAGAACTGTGAAAAGATTCATTATATGGCACCAAACATATATTGTTGTGGAGCAGGAACTGCTGCTGATACAGAGGCAGTGACAG ATATGGTCAGCTCTCAGCTGCAACTGCACCGGTACCATACTGGTCGAGAATCAAGGGTTGTCACAGCATTGACCCTTCTGAAGAAACACCTTTTCAA CTACCAAGGTCATGTGTCAGCTGCTTTAGTTCTTGGTGGAGTTGATGTTACTGGACCTCATCTGCATACT ATATATCCCCATGGATCAACTGACACACTGCCATTTGCAACAATGGGATCTGGTTCACTTGCTGCTATGGCCATGTTCGAGTCCAAGTACAAAGAAGGCCTGACT AGGGAGGAAGGAGTAAATCTTGTTGTTGAAGCTATATGCTCTGGTATATTTAACGATTTGGGCAGTGGAAGCAATGTTGATGTTTGTGTGATAACCAAG GGCCACAAGGAGTACCTTAGAAACCATCTGTTGCCAAATCCGCGTACCTTTGTCAATCCGAAAGGCTTTTCTTTTCCTAAGAAAACTG AAGTTCTCTTAACAAAGATCACTCCACTGAAGGAGAAGGTGGAAGTGATCGAAGGAGGAGATGCAATGGAAGAGTGA
- the LOC121252120 gene encoding uncharacterized protein LOC121252120, whose amino-acid sequence MASVFKFPYQRLGNEAGFEDYEERERVVLRSRAWCRFKRVSIRRRFKLKVPNLRKFLRRKARLLSAFRVSCSWAKVLKRLKESQAHFGDIFAGNYLFIQVNPTSLTCLKRDRDVYGLSSRYSLPRVA is encoded by the coding sequence ATGGCCTCGGTATTCAAGTTTCCTTACCAAAGACTTGGAAATGAAGCTGGCTTTGAAGAttatgaagaaagagaaagagtggTTTTGAGATCGAGGGCTTGGTGTAGGTTCAAAAGGGTGTCCATAAGGAGGAGGTTCAAGCTTAAGGTCCCAAACTTGAGGAAGTTCTTGAGGAGGAAAGCTAGGCTGCTCTCTGCATTCAGAGTGTCATGTTCATGGGCTAAGGTGCTGAAGAGATTGAAGGAAAGTCAGGCTCATTTTGGTGATATTTTTGCTGGAAACTACCTGTTCATTCAAGTCAACCCAACCTCATTGACATGCCTTAAAAGGGATCGTGATGTTTATGGCCTGTCCTCGAGGTACTCTCTTCCAAGAGTTGCTTAA
- the LOC121253691 gene encoding uncharacterized protein LOC121253691 isoform X2 yields MSKASKGMVARAEYHAGPDYFGFYAQQVMELLSSDDDFLPSASQTSNSFGRKCEEVIGNGSVEPMKNTSGSLFSNSIGAGLSDFKKERLKALLQQGTIVLSPEFDEMLDPILALSRLQSQVRKRNRPSSPTNAAYSGDAGQVLHKKLKTAEISKEQTSMEEPKVDDAVLFFLENDSLEFEEMVKKHSDELSATLGYMEKQLEELLDSVRSTYRPMTLIEKQQLRKLIQKLPPKNLEWVMQIVQHGKMAKTQSCDEIFVDLEKEDNKTLWRLYSYVKSVERATALPL; encoded by the exons ATGTCAAAAGCTTCAAAGGGGATGGTCGCTAGAGCTGAATACCATGCAGGACCTGATTACTTTGGTTTCTATGCACAACAAGTAATGGAGCTTTTATCGTCTGATGATGATTTTCTCCCTTCTGCTTCCCAAACATCCAActcttttggaagaaaatgtgaggAGGTCATAGGGAATGGATCAGTTGAGCCTATGAAGAATACTTCTGGTTCTTTATTTAGCAACAGCATCGGAGCTGGACTTTCAgatttcaaaaaagaaagattgaAGGCATTGCTGCAGCAGGGCACGATTGTTCTTTCACCTGAATTTGATGAG ATGCTGGATCCTATTCTAGCTCTCAGTCGGTTACAGTCCCAAGTAAGAAAGAGAAATCGTCCATCTAGTCCCACAAATGCAGCATACAGTGGTGATGCAGGGCAGGTTCTGCACAAGAAACTCAAG ACTGCAGAAATCTCCAAGGAGCAAACTTCTATGGAGGAGCCAAAG GTGGATGATGCTGTGCTGTTCTTTCTAGAGAATGATAGCTTGGAGTTTGAGGAAATGGTGAAGAAACACTCTGATGAACTATCTGCAACG TTAGGGTACATGGAGAAGCAGCTTGAGGAGCTTCTTGACTCCGTGAGGTCCACATACAG GCCTATGACTCTCATTGAGAAGCAACAGCTTCGTAAACTGATCCAGAAGCTACCACCAAAAAATCTTGAATGGGTAATGCAAATCGTCCAACATGGCAAGATGGCAAAAACACAATCATGTGATGAAATTTTTGTCGATCTCGAGAAAGAG GATAATAAAACGCTTTGGAGACTGTACTCCTATGTTAAATCAGTTGAAAGAGCTACAGCCCTCCCATTGTAG
- the LOC121252915 gene encoding 28 kDa ribonucleoprotein, chloroplastic-like translates to MRHLHCHHNILLPSPFSQALIPSLSPSVLQSPLSSKLLSMAESCLISTPTFFTTKNKYPFLSLPPKPFKLSQLSFLSSPSFHSWVSIKHKSSSFHVVPLVAQTSDWAQQGEEEEGEEGSTWKSEGLEGTVATAASDGWGGLVEGVEENSGEGILDDSGEFYPEPSEEAKLFVGNLRYDVDSEKLAEVFNQAGIVEVAEVIYNRETDRSRGFGFVTMSTVEEAEKAVDLLNRYDLNGRLLTVNKAAPRGSRSERPRVNESSFKIYVGNLSWQVDDARLEQVFSEHGKVVNARVVCDQETGRSRGFGFVTMSRETELNDVIAALDGQNLDGRAMRVNVAEERRRRRSFSY, encoded by the exons ATGCGACATTTACATTGTCACCATAACATCCTCCTTCCCTCTCCTTTTTCCCAAGCCCttatcccctctctctctccctctgtccTGCAATCGCCTCTCTCTAGTAAGCTATTATCAATGGCCGAAAGTTGTTTAATTTCTACACCGACATTCTTCACCACCAAAAACAAATACCCCTTTCTCTCACTTCCCCCAAAACCCTTTAAGCTCTCACAGCTCTCATTCTTATCCTCGCCATCTTTCCATTCGTGGGTTTCCATCAAACACAAGTCTTCATCGTTCCATGTAGTCCCACTGGTGGCTCAGACCTCAGACTGGGCTCAACAAggggaagaagaggaaggagaagagggcTCGACTTGGAAGAGTGAAGGGTTGGAGGGGACAGTGGCCACTGCTGCTTCTGATGGTTGGGGAGGTTTGGTTGAGGGTGTAGAAGAGAATTCTGGAGAAGGGATTTTGGATGATAGTGGAGAATTTTATCCCGAGCCATCTGAAGAGGCGAAACTCTTTGTGGGTAATTTGCGTTATGACGTTGATAGTGAGAAACTAGCTGAGGTCTTTAATCAAGCTGGGATTGTTGAGGTTGCTGAG GTAATTTACAATAGGGAAACAGATCGGAGTAGAGGGTTTGGGTTTGTTACGATGAGCACTGTGGAAGAAGCTGAGAAGGCTGTGGACCTGCTCAACCGTTAT GATTTAAATGGAAGGCTTTTAACAGTAAATAAGGCTGCTCCTAGAGGATCACGATCAGAACGACCCCGAGTGAATGAATCTTCTTTCAAAATCTATGTTGGCAACCTCTCATGGCAAGTGGACGATGCTCGTCTGGAGCAGGTTTTTAGTGAACATGGGAAGGTGGTTAATGCCAGGGTAGTTTGTGACCAGGAAACAGGCCGCTCACGAGGGTTTGGTTTTGTTACAATGTCTAGGGAGACAGAATTGAATGATGTTATTGCTGCTCTCGATGGACAG AATTTGGATGGGAGAGCGATGAGGGTAAATGTTGCTGAAGAACGAAGGAGGCGAAGATCATTTTCTTATTAA
- the LOC121252917 gene encoding uncharacterized protein LOC121252917, whose amino-acid sequence MLTFHPNPLKPWQPSVPAKIVNTLNEGKNTQQSSAGKIKRLVLPQEGRTKLNAYSDREFYAYPRFVTHVDDGFISTLTNLYRERLRPDWEILDLMSSWVSHLPEEVKYKRVVGHGLNAQELAKNPRLDYFFVKDLNQEQDLELESCSFDAVLCTVSVQYLQQPEKVFAEVFRVLRPGGVFIVSFSNRLFYEKAISAWRDGTGYSRVQLVVQYFQCVEGFTQADIIKKLAAPAGAGEDKSPFSWIMRLLGLLSGSDPFYAVIAYKNFKPTYE is encoded by the exons ATGCTCACCTTTCATCCAAACCCCCTCAAGCCATGGCAACCATCTGTTCCTGCCAAAATTGTGAACACTTTGAATGAGGGCAAGAACACCCAACAGTCCTCAGCAGGCAAAATCAAACGCCTGGTTCTCCCCCAGGAAGGTAGAACGAAGTTAAACGCCTACTCTGATCGAGAATTCTATGCTTATCCTCGCTTTGTGACCCATGTGGATGATGGCTTTATATCCACATTGACCAATCTCTATAGAGAGAGGTTGAGACCTGATTGGGAAATTCTTGACCTCATGAGCTCATGGGTTAGCCATCTTCCTGAGGAAGTGAAGTATAAAAGAGTGGTGGGACATGGACTAAATGCACAAGAGCTTGCGAAGAACCCTCGGCTGGACTATTTCTTTGTGAAGGACCTCAATCAGGAACAAGACCTTGAATTGGAGAGCTGCAGCTTTGATGCAGTTTTATGCACCGTGAGTGTACAGTATCTTCAACAGCCAGAGAAG GTATTTGCAGAGGTGTTTCGGGTGCTAAGGCCAGGAGGAGTTTTCATTGTGAGCTTTAGCAATCGATTGTTCTATGAGAAAGCCATAAGCGCATGGAGGGATGGGACTGGATATAGTAGGGTACAACTGGTAGTGCAGTACTTCCAATGTGTGGAAGGTTTCACGCAAGCAGATATTATTAAGAAGTTAGCAGCCCCTGCTGGTGCTGGAGAGGACAAATCACCATTCAGCTGGATCATGAGGCTGCTGGGATTGTTGTCTGGATCAGACCCTTTCTATGCAGTGATAGCTTACAAAAACTTCAAGCCTACATATGAATGA
- the LOC121253691 gene encoding uncharacterized protein LOC121253691 isoform X1, whose product MSKASKGMVARAEYHAGPDYFGFYAQQVMELLSSDDDFLPSASQTSNSFGRKCEEVIGNGSVEPMKNTSGSLFSNSIGAGLSDFKKERLKALLQQGTIVLSPEFDEMLDPILALSRLQSQVRKRNRPSSPTNAAYSGDAGQVLHKKLKTAEISKEQTSMEEPKTAETPKERMEEPKVDDAVLFFLENDSLEFEEMVKKHSDELSATLGYMEKQLEELLDSVRSTYRPMTLIEKQQLRKLIQKLPPKNLEWVMQIVQHGKMAKTQSCDEIFVDLEKEDNKTLWRLYSYVKSVERATALPL is encoded by the exons ATGTCAAAAGCTTCAAAGGGGATGGTCGCTAGAGCTGAATACCATGCAGGACCTGATTACTTTGGTTTCTATGCACAACAAGTAATGGAGCTTTTATCGTCTGATGATGATTTTCTCCCTTCTGCTTCCCAAACATCCAActcttttggaagaaaatgtgaggAGGTCATAGGGAATGGATCAGTTGAGCCTATGAAGAATACTTCTGGTTCTTTATTTAGCAACAGCATCGGAGCTGGACTTTCAgatttcaaaaaagaaagattgaAGGCATTGCTGCAGCAGGGCACGATTGTTCTTTCACCTGAATTTGATGAG ATGCTGGATCCTATTCTAGCTCTCAGTCGGTTACAGTCCCAAGTAAGAAAGAGAAATCGTCCATCTAGTCCCACAAATGCAGCATACAGTGGTGATGCAGGGCAGGTTCTGCACAAGAAACTCAAG ACTGCAGAAATCTCCAAGGAGCAAACTTCTATGGAGGAGCCAAAG ACTGCAGAAACTCCCAAGGAAAGAATGGAGGAGCCAAag GTGGATGATGCTGTGCTGTTCTTTCTAGAGAATGATAGCTTGGAGTTTGAGGAAATGGTGAAGAAACACTCTGATGAACTATCTGCAACG TTAGGGTACATGGAGAAGCAGCTTGAGGAGCTTCTTGACTCCGTGAGGTCCACATACAG GCCTATGACTCTCATTGAGAAGCAACAGCTTCGTAAACTGATCCAGAAGCTACCACCAAAAAATCTTGAATGGGTAATGCAAATCGTCCAACATGGCAAGATGGCAAAAACACAATCATGTGATGAAATTTTTGTCGATCTCGAGAAAGAG GATAATAAAACGCTTTGGAGACTGTACTCCTATGTTAAATCAGTTGAAAGAGCTACAGCCCTCCCATTGTAG